In Lewinellaceae bacterium, a single window of DNA contains:
- a CDS encoding SUMF1/EgtB/PvdO family nonheme iron enzyme encodes MPGQRPISIFINYRRGDTRDQAREFKKALEEQLGQGVTVFLDERNIQLTEDWQPKVKEELRKAEVMLSLIGPDWEDQIRARARKADPEVDWVLFEIRQAMAEHIDIIPVFIDREQAGKVEQLLPEEFPEAARVFNGQGFVLKKNAHAEGLGQLIKSLKIFTGRDAQSHHKAPELDYLAALPLDQDAYLGKLWEKDDKGEFKVPAPFPGPIFFSEQEALLYAGRKKEIRTLHHLIRQHRLVLLHGYSGSGKSSLLHAGLFPRMKDIGLWQVLPPIRRSKAKGGLAEQLKTLLDPEMDSEKRVLIVLDQVEEMYNDPLHAPDGYSEIRELGKLLKKIWDEKTNYHLLLSFRSEFLSKVTKEFLPGHRLWNFEEFYLNPLGKENIVDAIREPVTHPGLKNRFRLSLPEKEEGLPARIAKDFTGDQFKPYGVLLQIQLKALWDAAEAEADARNNHDKELTESLYEQNRKTDLSAFIDDQLEAIQWVEDKKGRRKDEKWEKAVESGLILDILYQFISIEETAGSIGNEKFAEDYRHLDDPGPEAILKKLKSVYLLSAADKDGWSTRLAHDTLAPDIRRKYQLSEQPGQKARRLYESKKGAIQEQAEVLFSEQDARTILEGLYAMAAIPAGHEQKIRDDLKSYEAQHEKNFKLAFKTAEGNIENLEFEAAVDNLKIANQRDLHPGQVLEKAVELPYPLAFLKARDKLKEAVLLILNIPQPTQGHWLELKQRISPTDFPAENLFEEVKELLRQDEKLYRRMQERFFPNVKPIPGGTFEMGAEGNERIFKNEGPAHRVTVDPFQLGETPVTFWQYGLYCLAGGPGQIPGDSGFGRGNKPVINVSWYEAVAYCNWLSRQEGLRPVYALEAFPGAPNSWHNKMNWNAITDWDADGYRLPTEAEWEFAAGARIEKALLGKTEIRKWRFGNGKDRASVDEMNFDARPGGNNDWVKENREGWLSETREGEEGFRGKTSPVKFYKGKDEKPGNPFGLFDMSGNVYEWCWDWFAGNFNDQTDSYFQRCKENGVEINPRGAERSEGGLRVVRGGSWNGVALECRSVCRFRSNPFLQLLNLGFRVARRP; translated from the coding sequence ATGCCCGGCCAACGCCCCATTTCCATTTTCATCAACTACCGCAGGGGAGACACCCGCGACCAAGCCCGCGAATTCAAAAAAGCCCTGGAAGAACAGCTCGGGCAGGGCGTCACTGTCTTTCTGGATGAAAGAAATATCCAACTGACGGAGGACTGGCAACCCAAGGTTAAAGAGGAACTTCGAAAGGCCGAAGTTATGCTCTCCCTGATCGGGCCGGACTGGGAAGATCAGATCCGGGCGCGGGCGCGGAAGGCTGATCCGGAAGTGGACTGGGTGCTCTTCGAGATCCGGCAGGCCATGGCGGAGCACATTGACATCATACCGGTTTTCATCGACCGGGAGCAGGCGGGCAAGGTGGAGCAGTTGTTGCCGGAGGAATTTCCCGAGGCTGCCCGGGTGTTCAACGGGCAGGGGTTTGTTCTTAAAAAGAATGCCCACGCGGAAGGCCTGGGCCAACTGATCAAAAGCCTGAAGATCTTCACCGGGCGGGATGCGCAAAGCCACCACAAGGCGCCGGAACTGGACTACCTGGCGGCCCTGCCTTTGGACCAGGATGCCTACCTGGGCAAATTGTGGGAGAAAGATGACAAGGGGGAATTCAAGGTGCCCGCCCCTTTCCCCGGCCCCATTTTCTTTTCCGAGCAGGAAGCCTTGTTGTACGCCGGGCGGAAAAAGGAGATTCGCACGCTCCACCACCTCATCCGGCAGCACCGCCTGGTTTTGCTGCACGGCTATTCCGGTTCCGGGAAGTCTTCGTTGCTGCATGCCGGCCTTTTTCCTCGGATGAAAGACATCGGCCTCTGGCAGGTCCTGCCCCCGATTCGCCGCAGCAAAGCCAAGGGTGGGCTGGCGGAACAACTGAAAACCTTGCTGGATCCGGAAATGGATTCGGAAAAAAGAGTGCTCATCGTCCTCGACCAGGTGGAGGAAATGTACAATGACCCGCTGCATGCTCCTGATGGGTATTCCGAGATCCGGGAACTGGGCAAATTACTCAAAAAGATCTGGGACGAAAAGACGAATTACCACCTGCTGCTTTCCTTCCGCAGCGAGTTCCTGTCAAAGGTTACGAAGGAGTTCCTGCCCGGTCATAGGCTCTGGAACTTTGAGGAGTTTTATTTGAATCCCCTCGGGAAGGAGAATATCGTAGACGCCATCCGGGAGCCGGTAACTCATCCTGGCCTGAAGAACCGCTTCCGGCTCAGCCTTCCGGAGAAGGAAGAAGGCCTGCCCGCGCGCATCGCCAAAGATTTCACCGGAGACCAGTTTAAGCCTTATGGCGTGTTGCTGCAGATCCAGCTGAAGGCGCTGTGGGACGCCGCTGAGGCCGAAGCTGATGCCAGGAATAATCACGATAAGGAACTGACGGAAAGCCTTTATGAGCAAAACCGCAAAACCGACCTTTCCGCCTTTATCGACGATCAACTGGAGGCCATCCAATGGGTAGAGGATAAGAAGGGCAGGCGGAAAGATGAAAAATGGGAAAAAGCCGTTGAGAGCGGCCTGATCCTGGACATACTCTATCAGTTTATCAGCATCGAAGAAACGGCCGGCAGTATTGGGAATGAAAAATTTGCTGAGGACTACAGGCACCTGGATGATCCGGGGCCGGAGGCCATTTTGAAAAAACTAAAAAGCGTTTACCTGCTCTCCGCTGCCGACAAGGACGGCTGGTCCACCCGCCTGGCGCACGACACCCTGGCGCCCGATATCCGGCGGAAATACCAGCTATCGGAGCAACCCGGCCAAAAAGCCCGGCGGCTGTACGAATCCAAAAAAGGGGCCATCCAGGAACAGGCAGAGGTGTTGTTTTCCGAACAGGATGCCAGGACGATCCTGGAAGGCCTTTATGCCATGGCGGCTATCCCGGCCGGGCACGAACAAAAGATCAGGGATGACCTGAAATCTTATGAAGCCCAGCATGAGAAAAACTTCAAGTTGGCGTTCAAAACGGCTGAAGGGAATATCGAAAACCTGGAATTCGAAGCAGCGGTGGACAACCTGAAAATCGCTAACCAGCGGGACCTGCACCCCGGCCAGGTATTGGAAAAGGCCGTGGAACTGCCCTACCCCCTGGCCTTTCTCAAAGCCAGGGACAAGCTGAAGGAAGCTGTTCTGTTGATCCTGAATATTCCCCAACCGACGCAGGGGCACTGGCTGGAACTGAAGCAGCGCATCAGCCCCACGGATTTTCCGGCCGAGAACCTGTTTGAGGAAGTGAAAGAATTGCTGCGCCAGGACGAAAAGCTGTACCGCAGGATGCAGGAGCGCTTTTTCCCGAACGTGAAGCCCATACCTGGCGGAACCTTTGAAATGGGGGCTGAAGGCAATGAAAGGATTTTTAAAAATGAAGGCCCGGCGCATAGGGTAACGGTTGATCCTTTTCAGTTGGGCGAAACCCCGGTAACTTTCTGGCAGTACGGCCTGTATTGCCTGGCTGGCGGGCCGGGGCAGATCCCGGGGGATTCCGGTTTCGGACGGGGCAACAAACCGGTGATCAATGTGAGCTGGTACGAAGCCGTCGCTTACTGCAACTGGCTGAGCCGGCAGGAAGGACTCAGGCCGGTTTATGCGCTGGAGGCCTTTCCGGGCGCCCCGAATAGCTGGCATAACAAAATGAATTGGAACGCTATTACCGACTGGGATGCCGACGGATACCGCCTGCCCACCGAAGCGGAATGGGAATTTGCCGCCGGCGCCAGGATTGAAAAGGCGCTATTGGGAAAAACCGAAATCCGTAAATGGCGGTTCGGCAACGGCAAAGATAGGGCCAGCGTGGATGAAATGAACTTTGACGCCAGGCCCGGCGGCAATAATGACTGGGTAAAAGAGAACAGAGAAGGCTGGCTCTCTGAAACAAGGGAAGGAGAGGAGGGGTTCCGCGGGAAAACCAGCCCGGTGAAATTCTATAAGGGTAAGGATGAGAAGCCCGGAAACCCCTTTGGCCTGTTTGATATGAGCGGCAACGTTTATGAGTGGTGCTGGGATTGGTTCGCCGGCAATTTTAATGACCAGACGGATTCCTATTTTCAGCGGTGTAAGGAGAATGGCGTTGAAATCAATCCGCGTGGGGCAGAAAGGAGCGAAGGTGGGCTGCGGGTGGTTCGTGGCGGGTCCTGGAACGGCGTTGCCTTAGAATGCCGTTCCGTCTGCCGCTTCAGGAGCAATCCTTTCCTTCAGCTTCTCAACCTAGGTTTCCGGGTTGCCCGGCGCCCGTAG
- a CDS encoding N-6 DNA methylase, translated as MPIKKSELYSSLWKSCDELRGSMDASQYKDYVLVLLFMKYVSDKGDRLVDIPEGGSFKDMAKLKGQPDIGDKINKIIGELAKANELTGIITVADFNDDEKLGKGKDKVDRLSNLIEIFEHEALDFSGNRAENDDILGDAYEYLMRHFATESGKSKGQFYTPAEVSRILAKVIGIERSKSQSETICDPTCGSGSLLLKAADEAPHGISIYGQENDNATRALAVMNMWLHGSPSAEIVQGNTLANPLFLDERTGQLKTFDYAVANPPFSYKSWSNGVDTENDPFKRFEGFGVPPAKNGDYAFLLHLVKSLKSTGKAAIIMPLGVLFRGNAEAEIRKNLLRRGYIKGIIGLPPNLFYGTGIAACIIIIDKENAAGRKGVFLIDASRGYMKDGNKNRLRAQDIHKIVDVFKKQMEWPKYSRLVPLAEIADPKNDYNLNIPRYIDSQEEEDIQDIGAHLQGGIPDRDVAALNAYWKVYPSLQSDLFRPNERAGYWDLKVKKDDIRHCIFEHPDFIAFTREMETVFEHWKTGNAAFLKSLEAECHPKAVIHRISEELLQAYHGKALVDKYNVYQHLMDYWAETMQDDLYELSADGWAAGKVVKRLVKKSKKGGKEVEKEVSGIEGLEGQLLPPELLIQEYFAEEQEAIRRLESELEAAVAEQEELLEEHGGEEGALQDVSGKKEADQAQDDYTIQAWKANMPGTYKSFEALHEKYRKGEEALAKAHNHPYLDNLKNSRGSLTLKALKDRLDAGPPEEERQVLEDYLDTAKAVSASKRTISAQLKEAFGKLQQLIAEKPEADLLLELSVVLRYLELLGQESQCKSDIKAAEAELEAKVIQQYPRLRIEEIKTLAVDKKWMAGLHARIQTEMDGVSHRLAERIRELAERYEAPLPRLAEEVGRLEKKVQGHLEQMGYRPVKQNIFEGTP; from the coding sequence ATGCCCATCAAAAAATCCGAGCTCTACAGCTCCCTCTGGAAAAGCTGCGACGAACTGCGCGGCAGCATGGACGCCAGCCAGTACAAAGACTACGTCCTGGTGCTGCTCTTCATGAAGTACGTCTCCGATAAAGGCGACCGGCTGGTGGACATCCCCGAGGGTGGCAGCTTTAAAGACATGGCCAAGCTGAAGGGGCAGCCGGATATTGGCGACAAGATCAACAAGATCATCGGCGAGCTGGCCAAGGCCAATGAGCTGACGGGCATCATTACGGTGGCGGATTTCAACGACGACGAAAAGCTGGGCAAGGGTAAAGACAAGGTGGACCGGCTGAGCAACCTGATCGAGATCTTCGAGCACGAGGCGCTCGACTTCAGCGGCAACCGGGCGGAGAACGACGACATCCTGGGCGACGCCTACGAATACCTCATGCGCCACTTCGCCACCGAGAGCGGAAAGAGCAAAGGGCAGTTTTACACCCCGGCGGAGGTGTCCCGCATCCTGGCCAAGGTGATCGGGATCGAGCGTTCGAAGAGCCAGTCGGAGACCATCTGCGACCCGACCTGCGGCTCGGGCTCGCTGCTGCTCAAGGCAGCGGATGAAGCGCCCCACGGCATCTCCATCTACGGGCAGGAGAACGACAACGCCACCCGCGCCCTGGCGGTGATGAACATGTGGCTGCACGGCAGCCCCTCCGCCGAGATCGTGCAGGGCAATACCCTGGCCAACCCGCTCTTCCTGGACGAAAGGACGGGCCAGCTGAAGACGTTTGACTACGCGGTGGCCAACCCGCCGTTCAGCTATAAGTCGTGGAGCAATGGGGTGGATACGGAGAACGACCCATTCAAGCGCTTCGAAGGCTTTGGCGTTCCGCCCGCCAAAAACGGGGACTATGCCTTTCTCCTCCATCTGGTCAAATCGCTGAAAAGCACCGGCAAGGCGGCCATCATTATGCCGCTGGGCGTTTTGTTCCGGGGCAATGCGGAGGCCGAGATCCGCAAAAACCTCCTCCGGCGGGGATACATCAAAGGCATCATCGGGCTGCCGCCCAACCTGTTTTACGGGACAGGCATCGCTGCCTGCATCATCATCATCGACAAGGAAAACGCCGCCGGGCGCAAAGGGGTGTTCCTGATCGACGCCAGCCGGGGCTACATGAAGGACGGCAACAAAAACCGCCTGCGCGCGCAGGACATCCACAAGATCGTGGACGTCTTCAAAAAACAGATGGAATGGCCCAAATACAGCCGTTTGGTGCCGCTGGCGGAGATCGCCGACCCCAAAAACGACTACAACCTCAACATCCCCCGCTATATCGACAGCCAGGAGGAGGAAGACATTCAGGACATCGGCGCCCACCTGCAGGGCGGCATTCCGGATCGGGACGTGGCTGCGCTCAACGCCTATTGGAAGGTGTATCCCAGCCTGCAGTCAGACTTGTTCCGGCCCAACGAACGGGCAGGCTACTGGGACCTGAAGGTGAAAAAAGACGACATCCGGCACTGTATCTTCGAGCACCCCGATTTCATTGCCTTCACCCGGGAAATGGAAACGGTATTCGAACACTGGAAAACCGGGAACGCCGCTTTCCTGAAAAGCCTGGAAGCGGAATGCCACCCCAAGGCCGTCATCCACCGCATCTCCGAGGAGCTGCTGCAAGCCTACCACGGCAAGGCCCTGGTCGATAAATACAACGTGTACCAGCACCTGATGGACTACTGGGCGGAAACCATGCAGGACGACCTGTACGAACTGTCGGCCGACGGCTGGGCGGCGGGCAAGGTGGTGAAGCGCCTGGTCAAAAAAAGCAAAAAGGGCGGCAAGGAGGTGGAGAAGGAAGTATCCGGCATCGAAGGGCTGGAAGGGCAGCTGCTGCCCCCGGAACTCCTTATCCAGGAGTACTTCGCCGAAGAGCAGGAGGCCATCCGCCGGCTGGAGAGCGAACTGGAAGCGGCAGTGGCCGAACAGGAAGAGTTGCTGGAAGAACACGGGGGCGAAGAGGGCGCCCTGCAGGACGTTTCCGGCAAGAAGGAGGCCGATCAGGCGCAGGATGACTACACCATTCAGGCCTGGAAGGCCAATATGCCGGGTACCTATAAATCCTTCGAGGCGCTGCACGAAAAATACCGGAAGGGCGAAGAAGCCCTGGCCAAAGCCCACAACCACCCTTACCTGGACAACCTGAAAAACAGCCGGGGGAGCCTTACCCTAAAAGCCCTGAAGGACCGCCTGGATGCCGGCCCGCCGGAGGAGGAGCGGCAGGTGCTGGAAGACTACCTGGACACCGCCAAAGCGGTGAGCGCCAGTAAAAGGACCATCAGTGCCCAACTCAAGGAGGCCTTTGGCAAGCTGCAACAGCTGATCGCTGAAAAACCGGAAGCCGACCTCCTGCTGGAACTATCCGTCGTCCTCCGCTACCTGGAGCTGCTCGGCCAGGAATCGCAATGCAAATCGGACATCAAAGCAGCGGAGGCGGAGCTGGAGGCCAAAGTCATTCAGCAGTACCCCCGGCTCCGCATCGAGGAGATCAAAACCCTGGCGGTGGACAAAAAGTGGATGGCCGGCCTGCACGCCCGCATCCAAACCGAAATGGACGGCGTCAGCCACCGCCTGGCCGAGCGCATCCGCGAGCTGGCGGAACGCTACGAGGCGCCATTGCCCCGGCTGGCAGAGGAGGTGGGCCGCCTGGAGAAA